The Bombus fervidus isolate BK054 chromosome 3, iyBomFerv1, whole genome shotgun sequence genome includes a window with the following:
- the LOC139985272 gene encoding nuclear protein 1 — protein sequence MSDYYVDEYEHFNYDYDKHIFTGHSGKQRSKREVLAHTNHFDPCGHSRKILTKLMNSEHNKRNVGKTKA from the coding sequence ATGTCTGACTACTACGTTGACGAATACGAACACTTCAACTACGATTACGACAAGCATATCTTTACCGGTCACAGTGGAAAACAGCGAAGCAAACGCGAGGTTCTTGCACACACAAATCATTTCGATCCGTGCGGCCATTCCAGAAAGATCCTCACCAAATTGATGAATTCTGAACACAACAAACGGAATGTTGGAAAGACCAAAGCATAA